The following are encoded together in the Variovorax sp. PBS-H4 genome:
- a CDS encoding SixA phosphatase family protein, whose translation MDLIFWRHAEAEDWTEGCDDLQRSLTSRGEKQAKRMAAWLDRQLPEGTRVVCSPARRCEQTVLPLGRKYKLRSELAPDTTAEELLGAAGWPNGKSVVLLVGHQPSLGQAISLLLGLKQDSCPVRKGAVWWIRTRERDGDTQTVVVTVQSPELL comes from the coding sequence ATGGACCTGATCTTCTGGCGCCACGCCGAGGCCGAGGACTGGACCGAGGGCTGCGACGACCTGCAGCGCTCGCTGACATCCCGCGGCGAGAAGCAGGCCAAGCGCATGGCCGCCTGGCTGGACCGGCAATTGCCCGAGGGCACGCGCGTCGTCTGCAGTCCGGCGCGGCGCTGCGAGCAGACGGTGCTCCCTCTGGGTCGCAAGTACAAGCTGCGCAGCGAGCTCGCGCCCGACACCACAGCCGAGGAGCTGCTGGGCGCGGCCGGCTGGCCGAACGGCAAGTCGGTGGTGCTGCTGGTCGGCCACCAGCCCTCGCTGGGCCAGGCGATCTCGCTGCTGCTCGGGCTGAAGCAGGACAGCTGCCCGGTGCGCAAGGGCGCGGTCTGGTGGATCCGCACGCGCGAGCGTGACGGCGACACCCAGACCGTGGTGGTGACGGTGCAGTCGCCCGAACTGCTGTAG
- the ppk1 gene encoding polyphosphate kinase 1, translated as MFLPATIPVPVAPDNFASSPALADSPPVAAGSSLTLLDRDHSILAFNERVLDWAYRPEVPLIERLRYLCIVSSNLDEFFEVRMAPHLAAQTAGDRKGIYTVDTFARLSEAAHTLVGRQYALYNGELMPTFAKEGIHVISHGERNAAQRKWVSDYYEREVRPLLIPVGLDPAHPFPQVANKSLNFIVRLGGKDAFGRENPIAIVKVPRVLPRMIAMPAKVSGGKKLFVALSSIVRAHLQGMFPGREVGDFSQFRVTRHSDLAVDEEDVKNLRTALRQGLQHRHFGQAVRLEVSASCAESLASFLLAQFDLPPEALYRVHGPVNLARLTQLIDLLDEPQLRFAPYQASYPVSLSPGQSFFERLQAGDALIHQPFESFEGVLAFLREAVQDPQVLAIKQTIYRTGADSELMELLREAVRRGKEVTVIVELKARFDEEANINWAEMLESIGAQVVYGVVGLKTHAKMLLVTRREGKVLRRYGHLSTGNYNPRTARLYTDISHLTADRLLTADMEAVFVHMASQSRLPKLNRMWVAPFDLHRNLIARIDALGAAAVRGVPTRIVAKMNALTDEALIASLVSAGRKGVKIDLIVRGACTLPALVPGVTDNIRVRSIIGRFLEHSRVFYFREGEDEALYLSSADWMNRNMLRRIELAWPVTDPVLRQRLIDECLVAYLHDGRDAWDLGVDGSYRRVNHDTHQGEEGAPRAVQAHGAQTALMVRYSSRGRVRAASRA; from the coding sequence ATGTTCTTGCCTGCGACCATTCCTGTGCCCGTTGCCCCCGACAATTTCGCTTCTTCCCCCGCCCTCGCCGACAGTCCGCCTGTCGCCGCAGGGTCGTCGCTGACCCTGCTCGATCGCGACCACAGCATCCTGGCTTTCAACGAGCGCGTGCTCGACTGGGCCTATCGGCCGGAAGTGCCGCTGATCGAGCGCTTGCGTTACCTCTGCATCGTCTCGTCCAATCTCGACGAGTTCTTCGAAGTCCGGATGGCGCCGCACCTGGCCGCCCAAACGGCGGGCGACCGGAAGGGCATCTACACCGTCGACACCTTCGCCCGGCTGTCCGAGGCGGCGCACACCCTCGTGGGCCGGCAGTACGCGCTCTACAACGGCGAGCTGATGCCGACCTTCGCGAAGGAAGGCATCCATGTCATCTCGCACGGCGAGCGCAACGCGGCGCAGCGCAAATGGGTGAGCGACTATTACGAACGCGAGGTCCGGCCGCTGTTGATTCCGGTCGGGCTCGATCCGGCACATCCGTTTCCGCAGGTCGCCAACAAGTCGCTCAACTTCATCGTGCGCCTGGGCGGCAAGGACGCTTTCGGGCGCGAGAACCCGATCGCCATCGTCAAGGTGCCCCGGGTGCTGCCGCGCATGATCGCGATGCCGGCCAAGGTGTCCGGCGGCAAGAAGCTGTTCGTCGCGCTTTCGAGCATCGTGCGTGCGCACCTGCAAGGCATGTTCCCGGGGCGCGAGGTGGGCGACTTCTCGCAATTCCGCGTCACGCGCCATTCCGACCTGGCGGTCGACGAGGAAGACGTCAAGAACCTGCGCACCGCGCTGCGCCAGGGGCTGCAGCATCGCCACTTCGGACAGGCCGTGCGGCTGGAGGTTTCGGCCAGCTGCGCCGAGTCGCTGGCGAGCTTCCTGCTGGCGCAGTTCGATCTGCCGCCGGAGGCGCTGTACCGCGTGCATGGCCCCGTCAACCTGGCGCGGTTGACGCAGCTGATCGACCTGCTCGACGAGCCGCAGCTTCGCTTCGCGCCTTACCAGGCTTCCTATCCGGTCTCGCTGTCGCCGGGGCAATCGTTTTTCGAGCGGCTGCAGGCCGGCGATGCGCTGATCCACCAGCCCTTCGAGAGCTTCGAGGGCGTGCTCGCCTTCCTGCGTGAAGCAGTGCAGGACCCCCAGGTGCTCGCGATCAAGCAGACGATCTATCGCACCGGCGCGGATTCGGAGCTGATGGAGCTGCTGCGCGAAGCGGTTCGCCGCGGCAAGGAAGTCACGGTGATCGTGGAGCTCAAGGCGCGCTTCGACGAAGAAGCCAACATCAACTGGGCAGAGATGCTCGAGTCGATCGGCGCCCAGGTGGTCTATGGGGTCGTGGGCCTGAAGACGCACGCCAAGATGCTGCTGGTGACGCGGCGCGAAGGCAAGGTGCTGCGGCGCTACGGCCACCTTTCCACCGGCAACTACAACCCCCGCACCGCCAGGCTCTACACCGACATCAGCCACCTGACCGCCGATCGGCTGCTGACGGCCGACATGGAAGCCGTGTTCGTGCACATGGCCAGCCAGAGCCGCCTGCCGAAGCTCAACCGCATGTGGGTGGCGCCTTTCGACCTGCACCGCAACCTGATCGCGCGCATCGATGCATTGGGGGCCGCCGCCGTGCGGGGCGTGCCCACGCGCATCGTCGCGAAGATGAATGCGCTGACTGACGAGGCCCTGATCGCTTCACTGGTCAGCGCCGGCCGCAAGGGCGTGAAGATCGACCTGATCGTGCGCGGCGCCTGCACGCTGCCGGCTCTCGTGCCAGGGGTCACGGACAACATCCGCGTCCGCTCGATCATCGGCCGCTTCCTGGAGCATTCGCGGGTCTTCTACTTTCGGGAGGGCGAGGATGAGGCGCTGTACCTGTCGAGTGCCGACTGGATGAACCGCAACATGCTGCGTCGCATCGAGCTGGCCTGGCCAGTGACCGACCCGGTGCTGCGTCAGCGCCTGATCGACGAATGCCTGGTCGCCTACCTGCACGACGGCCGCGATGCCTGGGACCTCGGCGTCGACGGCAGCTACCGGCGGGTGAACCACGACACGCACCAGGGCGAGGAGGGAGCGCCGCGTGCAGTCCAGGCCCATGGTGCGCAGACCGCGCTCATGGTTCGCTACTCGTCGCGCGGCCGTGTCCGGGCCGCCTCGCGTGCGTGA
- the pstS gene encoding phosphate ABC transporter substrate-binding protein PstS: protein MKTTFKFAAAGLFAAALAQVPVLAQEATGAGASFPAPLYSKWASDFNKATGAKINYQSVGSGAGIKQIDAKTVDFGASDMPLTDEDLKAKGLLQFPTVIGGVVPVVNIQGIKAGELKLSGQVLGDIYLGKITKWNDPAIKSLNGSLALPDAAIAPVRRADGSGTTFLFTNYLSKANPDWKAKVGDGTAVNWPTGAGGKGNEGVAQFVSKLPNSIGYVEYAYVKQNKMTYAQMQNAAGKFVNPDDDAFKAAAAGADWSKTFYQVLTNQPGEQSWPITGATFILMHKTQDKPAQATTTLKFFDWAYKNGDKTAGDLDYVPMPDKVKGIIATAWGEIKDASGKPLAVSAK, encoded by the coding sequence ATGAAAACGACGTTCAAGTTTGCAGCCGCCGGCCTGTTTGCCGCGGCACTGGCCCAGGTCCCGGTCCTTGCCCAGGAAGCCACGGGCGCAGGCGCAAGCTTCCCGGCGCCGCTGTACTCCAAGTGGGCCTCCGATTTCAACAAGGCAACCGGCGCGAAGATCAACTACCAGTCGGTGGGTTCCGGCGCGGGCATCAAGCAGATCGATGCCAAGACGGTGGATTTCGGCGCCTCCGACATGCCGCTGACCGATGAAGACCTCAAGGCCAAGGGCCTGCTGCAGTTCCCCACCGTCATCGGCGGCGTGGTTCCTGTGGTCAACATCCAGGGCATCAAGGCCGGCGAGCTCAAGCTCAGCGGGCAGGTGCTCGGCGACATTTACCTGGGCAAGATCACCAAGTGGAACGACCCGGCCATCAAGTCGCTCAACGGCTCGCTCGCGCTGCCCGACGCCGCCATCGCGCCGGTGCGTCGCGCTGATGGTTCCGGCACCACCTTCCTGTTCACCAACTACCTGAGCAAAGCCAACCCGGACTGGAAGGCGAAGGTCGGCGACGGCACCGCCGTGAATTGGCCTACGGGCGCGGGCGGCAAGGGCAACGAAGGTGTTGCGCAGTTCGTCAGCAAGCTGCCCAACTCGATCGGCTACGTCGAGTACGCCTACGTCAAGCAGAACAAGATGACCTATGCGCAGATGCAGAACGCTGCCGGCAAGTTCGTCAACCCGGACGATGATGCGTTCAAGGCGGCGGCCGCCGGTGCCGACTGGTCCAAGACCTTCTACCAGGTGCTGACCAACCAGCCCGGCGAGCAGTCGTGGCCCATCACCGGCGCGACCTTCATCCTGATGCACAAGACGCAGGACAAGCCCGCGCAAGCGACCACCACGCTCAAGTTCTTCGACTGGGCCTACAAGAATGGCGACAAGACCGCCGGCGACCTCGACTACGTGCCGATGCCCGACAAGGTGAAGGGCATCATCGCGACGGCATGGGGTGAGATCAAGGACGCGTCGGGCAAGCCCCTCGCGGTCAGCGCCAAGTAA
- a CDS encoding alpha/beta fold hydrolase gives MSRRRELLQLGPARIEVIVEGTGPAIVLLPSSLRDSEDFDPLADLLASEGFRVLRPQPRGMGRSSAPPAGMTLETLAADVAGVIAQLDAAPAVVVGHAYGHWVARVTDLRHPACVRGVVVLGAAARVFPAGMAQALAVASDPAREEQERLDALRVCMFAPGNDPRPWLQGWYPQWRDAYREAARHPPKDEWFGRSHAPVLDLQGAEDAWRPPGTRAELADALGTKVTVQVIDGAGHALVPEQPQAVATAIAGWVRRLDNPA, from the coding sequence ATGAGCCGGCGGCGCGAACTGCTGCAGCTCGGCCCGGCGCGCATCGAGGTGATCGTCGAGGGCACGGGCCCGGCCATCGTGCTGCTGCCGTCCTCGTTGAGGGATTCGGAGGATTTCGATCCGCTCGCCGACCTGCTGGCGTCCGAAGGCTTCCGCGTGCTGCGGCCGCAGCCGCGGGGCATGGGCCGCAGCAGTGCGCCACCCGCGGGCATGACGCTCGAGACGCTGGCAGCTGACGTCGCCGGCGTGATCGCACAGCTCGACGCCGCCCCGGCGGTCGTCGTGGGCCATGCCTACGGCCACTGGGTGGCGCGGGTCACCGACCTGCGCCATCCCGCGTGCGTGCGCGGCGTGGTGGTGCTGGGGGCCGCCGCTCGCGTCTTCCCTGCCGGCATGGCGCAGGCGCTGGCCGTCGCGTCCGATCCTGCGCGCGAGGAGCAGGAGCGGCTCGACGCCCTGCGGGTTTGCATGTTCGCGCCGGGCAACGACCCGCGGCCCTGGCTGCAGGGTTGGTATCCGCAATGGAGAGATGCCTACCGCGAGGCCGCGCGGCATCCACCGAAGGACGAATGGTTCGGCCGCAGCCATGCACCGGTGCTGGACCTGCAAGGGGCAGAAGATGCATGGCGGCCGCCGGGCACGCGCGCTGAACTGGCGGACGCGTTGGGCACCAAGGTCACGGTGCAGGTGATCGACGGTGCCGGCCATGCGCTGGTGCCGGAGCAGCCGCAGGCGGTCGCGACCGCCATCGCCGGCTGGGTGCGGCGGCTCGATAATCCGGCCTGA
- a CDS encoding glutathione binding-like protein — translation MSQAPIELYSWPTPNGHKIHIMLEECGLPYRAHPVNIGKGDQFEPAFLKISPNNKIPAITDPMGPDGQPISLFESGAILVYLAGKTGRFMPQTDRERYEVLQWLMFQMGGVGPMLGQTHHFRLYAPEKIPYAIDRYTNETRRLYGVIDKQLATHAFIAGDSYTIADIAIFPWLRNWEGQGIVLTDFPHLKKWFEGIAERPAVQRGVKVLADLRRPITGDKEREVLFGKKQYERR, via the coding sequence ATGTCCCAAGCCCCCATCGAGCTCTATTCCTGGCCGACGCCGAATGGCCACAAGATCCACATCATGCTGGAGGAGTGCGGCCTGCCCTACCGCGCGCACCCGGTCAACATCGGCAAGGGCGACCAGTTCGAGCCGGCCTTCCTCAAGATCAGTCCCAACAACAAGATTCCGGCCATCACCGACCCGATGGGCCCGGACGGCCAGCCGATCTCGCTCTTCGAGTCCGGTGCCATCCTGGTCTACCTCGCCGGCAAGACCGGCCGCTTCATGCCTCAGACCGACCGCGAGCGCTACGAGGTCCTCCAGTGGCTGATGTTCCAGATGGGCGGCGTCGGCCCGATGCTTGGCCAGACCCATCATTTCCGGCTCTACGCGCCGGAAAAAATCCCTTACGCGATCGACCGCTACACGAACGAGACGCGCCGCCTGTACGGCGTCATTGACAAGCAGCTCGCAACCCACGCCTTCATTGCCGGAGACAGCTACACGATTGCCGATATCGCCATCTTCCCGTGGCTGCGCAATTGGGAGGGCCAGGGCATCGTTCTGACCGATTTTCCGCACCTGAAGAAGTGGTTCGAGGGCATCGCCGAACGACCCGCCGTTCAGCGCGGCGTCAAGGTGCTGGCAGACCTGCGCCGGCCCATCACCGGCGACAAGGAACGCGAGGTCCTGTTCGGAAAGAAGCAGTACGAGCGGCGTTGA
- a CDS encoding FAD-dependent oxidoreductase, which yields MTAESPSSTLETRRHQMFPALSAADVERVRRFATPRRYGRGDWLFRAGEPGPGMFVVLKGFVAITQRDGLGRVVPIQRQGPGQFLAEIAQLSGRPALVDGRADENVEALLVPPEQLRALIIAEADLGERLVRAMILRRVALIESGGSGPVLIGPPQSAPLLRLQNFLQRNGHPYHVVDATQDADARALLDQYGEAELLVVCPDGSVVSNPSENALALCLGMVDAAQHDDLFDLLVVGAGPAGLATAVYAASEGLRVMTIDCRSFGGQAGASARIENYLGFPTGISGGALAGRAFVQAQKFGVEMLIPAQAASMDCSAAETRGEISVRLADGRRLRARTVVIASGARYRRPDVPRLADFEGRGIWYWASALEAKLCAQQEVALVGGGNSAGQAAVFLSQHVSKLNLLVRGPSLAATMSRYLIDRIAATPNIELHPHTELVHLHGDPDTGLNGASWRDRQSGAEYQCPARNIFLFIGAVPETHWLEGCGVAVDKHGFVLTGEAARGGFPARPAAALETSVPGVFAVGDVRSGSVKRVGGAIGEGAAVVALIHKHLAPRAVTTG from the coding sequence ATGACGGCCGAATCCCCCTCCAGCACCCTTGAAACCCGGCGCCACCAGATGTTCCCGGCGCTGAGCGCAGCCGATGTCGAGCGCGTTCGACGCTTCGCCACCCCACGACGCTATGGGCGCGGCGACTGGCTCTTTCGCGCGGGCGAACCAGGGCCTGGCATGTTCGTGGTACTGAAGGGCTTCGTGGCGATCACGCAACGCGACGGCCTGGGCCGCGTGGTGCCTATCCAGCGCCAGGGGCCCGGGCAGTTCCTGGCCGAGATTGCACAGCTCTCCGGCCGCCCTGCCCTCGTCGACGGCCGTGCGGACGAGAACGTCGAGGCCCTGCTGGTCCCGCCCGAGCAACTGCGCGCCCTCATCATCGCGGAGGCCGATCTCGGCGAGCGGCTGGTGCGCGCCATGATCCTGCGCCGCGTTGCGCTGATCGAATCGGGCGGCAGCGGCCCGGTGCTGATCGGGCCACCCCAATCGGCTCCCTTGCTTCGGCTGCAGAACTTTCTGCAGCGCAACGGCCACCCCTACCATGTGGTCGACGCCACGCAGGACGCCGATGCCCGAGCGCTCCTCGATCAGTACGGCGAGGCCGAGCTTCTGGTGGTCTGCCCTGACGGCTCGGTCGTCTCCAATCCGAGCGAGAACGCCCTGGCGCTGTGCCTCGGCATGGTCGACGCCGCCCAGCACGACGATCTGTTCGACCTGCTGGTGGTGGGCGCCGGTCCGGCAGGTCTCGCGACGGCCGTCTACGCAGCCTCCGAAGGCCTGCGCGTCATGACCATCGACTGCCGATCGTTCGGCGGACAGGCCGGCGCCAGCGCCCGCATCGAGAACTACCTGGGCTTCCCGACCGGCATCTCGGGCGGCGCCCTGGCCGGGCGGGCCTTCGTGCAGGCGCAGAAGTTCGGGGTGGAAATGCTGATCCCGGCGCAGGCCGCCTCCATGGACTGCAGCGCCGCCGAAACGCGCGGCGAGATCTCGGTCCGGCTTGCCGACGGCAGAAGGCTGCGCGCGCGAACGGTGGTCATCGCCAGCGGCGCCCGCTACCGTCGCCCCGACGTTCCGCGCCTGGCCGATTTCGAGGGCCGTGGCATCTGGTACTGGGCCTCTGCGCTGGAAGCCAAGCTGTGCGCGCAGCAGGAGGTGGCCCTGGTCGGCGGCGGCAACTCGGCAGGCCAGGCTGCCGTCTTTCTCTCGCAGCATGTCAGCAAGCTCAACCTGCTGGTGCGCGGACCGTCGCTCGCGGCGACCATGTCGCGCTACCTGATCGACCGCATCGCGGCAACGCCCAACATCGAGCTCCATCCCCATACCGAACTGGTCCACCTGCACGGCGATCCGGACACGGGCCTCAACGGTGCCAGCTGGCGCGATCGCCAAAGCGGTGCCGAGTACCAGTGCCCGGCCCGCAACATCTTCCTGTTCATCGGCGCGGTGCCCGAGACCCACTGGCTCGAAGGCTGCGGGGTCGCGGTCGACAAGCATGGCTTCGTGCTCACCGGCGAGGCCGCGCGCGGCGGCTTTCCGGCCCGCCCCGCGGCCGCGCTGGAAACCAGCGTGCCGGGCGTGTTCGCGGTCGGCGACGTGCGCTCGGGTTCCGTCAAGCGCGTGGGTGGCGCCATCGGCGAAGGCGCGGCAGTCGTCGCGCTGATCCACAAGCACCTGGCACCTCGGGCGGTCACCACCGGTTGA
- a CDS encoding Ppx/GppA phosphatase family protein → MQNGTRLAAVDLGSNSFRLEIGRVDHGQIHRTEYLKETVRQGNGLDAARNLTPEAMQRGWDTLARFGERLAGFKRSQVRAVATQTLREARNRDEFLLRARTILGFGIDVITGREEARLIYQGVAHLLPHTDAADRERRLVVDIGGRSTEMIIGKGLEATVMESYRVGSVAWSMKHFPEGQFTPGAFRAAEVAAKAVLDEALGTYSPDRWDVAYGASGTIGAVGDVLAVAGGEPGLVTREGLDWLLERLLKAGSADRLRIEGMRDDRKAVIGGGVSVLRAVFDLLEIDEMKVAQGALRHGVLYELLERDESVADLRAATVARLASRFAVDTAQVRRVGETAAALFLQLEPASRGAGTTSRAGRALRKLGWAVQLHEIGTHISHSDYHKHGAYVLDNTDAPGFAVNEMHGLSQLVLGHRGKLRKLEGALDDETFVAQLLALRLAVILCHARRDPDLQALRLVRADGRLFMLTCRSGWSETYPQSAHLLREEVLAWQKTPWRVQLEGG, encoded by the coding sequence ATGCAAAACGGAACCCGCCTCGCCGCGGTCGATCTCGGCTCGAACAGCTTCAGGCTCGAAATCGGCCGGGTCGACCATGGCCAGATCCACCGCACCGAATACCTGAAGGAAACCGTCCGGCAAGGAAACGGCCTGGATGCGGCCCGCAACCTCACCCCAGAGGCCATGCAGCGCGGTTGGGACACCCTCGCCCGCTTTGGCGAGCGGCTGGCAGGCTTCAAGCGCTCGCAGGTTCGTGCGGTGGCTACCCAGACACTGCGCGAAGCCCGCAACCGCGACGAATTCCTGCTGCGCGCGCGCACCATCCTGGGCTTCGGCATCGACGTCATCACCGGCCGCGAGGAGGCTCGCCTCATCTACCAGGGCGTGGCGCACCTGCTGCCCCACACCGATGCTGCGGATCGCGAGCGCCGGCTGGTGGTGGACATCGGCGGCCGTTCGACCGAGATGATCATCGGCAAGGGCCTTGAAGCGACGGTGATGGAGTCGTACCGGGTCGGCAGCGTCGCCTGGTCGATGAAGCACTTTCCCGAAGGCCAGTTCACCCCCGGCGCCTTCCGTGCCGCGGAGGTCGCGGCCAAGGCAGTGTTGGACGAAGCGCTCGGCACCTACTCCCCCGATCGCTGGGACGTGGCCTACGGCGCCTCCGGCACCATCGGCGCCGTCGGCGACGTGCTGGCGGTCGCCGGCGGCGAGCCCGGCCTGGTCACGCGAGAGGGACTCGACTGGCTGCTCGAGCGCCTGCTGAAGGCCGGCAGCGCCGACCGCTTGCGCATCGAGGGCATGCGAGACGACCGCAAGGCGGTGATCGGTGGCGGCGTGAGCGTGCTGCGGGCCGTCTTCGACCTGCTCGAGATCGATGAAATGAAAGTGGCGCAGGGCGCCCTGCGCCACGGCGTGCTGTATGAGCTGCTCGAGCGCGACGAGAGCGTGGCCGACCTGCGTGCCGCCACGGTTGCGCGCCTGGCGAGCCGCTTCGCGGTCGACACCGCGCAGGTGCGGCGGGTCGGGGAGACGGCCGCGGCGCTGTTCCTCCAGCTGGAGCCGGCCTCGCGCGGCGCCGGTACCACCAGCCGCGCCGGGCGCGCCTTGCGCAAGCTCGGGTGGGCCGTCCAGCTGCACGAGATCGGGACGCACATCTCGCACAGCGACTACCACAAGCACGGGGCCTACGTCCTGGACAACACCGACGCGCCCGGCTTCGCGGTCAACGAAATGCATGGGCTCAGCCAGCTGGTGCTGGGGCACCGGGGCAAGCTGCGCAAGCTCGAGGGCGCGCTGGACGACGAGACCTTCGTGGCCCAGCTGCTGGCGCTGCGGCTGGCGGTGATCCTGTGCCACGCGCGGCGCGATCCCGATCTGCAGGCGCTGCGGCTGGTGCGCGCCGACGGCCGCCTTTTCATGCTGACATGCCGCAGCGGCTGGTCGGAGACCTACCCGCAATCGGCCCACCTGCTGCGCGAGGAAGTGCTGGCCTGGCAGAAGACCCCGTGGCGGGTCCAGCTCGAAGGCGGCTGA
- a CDS encoding GNAT family N-acetyltransferase produces MKELPTPTFPFSQLGLRTALWPVQGRTPPTVPVPAVSVALPETIDAARGGISVSWARHQDDVRAAQRLRHDVFAGEMGARLNTSLEGHDVDLFDDFCEHLLVRDEATRQVIGTYRVLTPAQARRVGSTYSDTEFDLTRLRDLRERMVELGRSCVHADHRQGGVILALWGALAAFMNRNKLDTMIGCASIPMWLNGVTSGDAAASIWRQLSATHMAPIQYQVQPRLPLPVHRLDGDLDIEPPALIKGYLRLGAKVLGPPAWDPDFNTADLPMLMRIDDLPARYRKHFLGN; encoded by the coding sequence ATGAAAGAACTACCCACGCCGACGTTTCCGTTCTCGCAACTGGGATTGCGCACCGCCCTGTGGCCCGTCCAGGGGCGCACGCCGCCGACCGTTCCGGTGCCTGCCGTGTCCGTCGCACTGCCCGAAACGATCGACGCCGCCCGCGGGGGTATCAGCGTCAGCTGGGCGCGCCACCAGGACGACGTGCGTGCCGCGCAGCGCCTGCGACACGACGTATTCGCCGGCGAGATGGGCGCGCGCCTGAACACCTCGCTGGAAGGCCATGACGTCGACCTGTTCGACGACTTCTGCGAGCACTTGCTGGTGCGGGACGAGGCCACGCGCCAGGTGATCGGCACCTACCGCGTGCTGACGCCGGCGCAGGCCCGCCGCGTGGGCAGCACCTACAGCGACACCGAGTTCGACCTCACGCGCCTGCGCGACCTGCGCGAGCGCATGGTCGAGCTGGGGCGCAGCTGCGTGCACGCGGACCACCGCCAGGGCGGCGTGATCCTCGCGTTGTGGGGTGCGCTTGCCGCCTTCATGAACCGCAACAAGCTCGACACCATGATCGGCTGCGCCAGCATCCCGATGTGGCTCAACGGCGTGACGAGCGGCGACGCCGCCGCCAGCATCTGGCGCCAGCTTTCAGCGACGCACATGGCGCCGATCCAGTACCAGGTGCAGCCGCGCCTGCCGCTGCCGGTGCACCGCCTCGACGGCGACCTGGACATCGAGCCGCCGGCGCTGATCAAGGGTTACCTGCGGCTGGGTGCCAAGGTGCTCGGCCCGCCGGCCTGGGACCCGGACTTCAACACGGCCGACCTGCCGATGCTGATGCGCATCGATGACCTGCCGGCGCGCTACCGCAAGCATTTCCTGGGCAATTGA
- a CDS encoding LysR substrate-binding domain-containing protein encodes MHKPKATDFALDIAADLQKWRSFIAIGELGSLTRAALFLDSNQSFLSRQVNALERECGSRLFNRTGRGVELSETGQRLFPQVKELLERAQALEHGIRADLREPVGTVTLGGLPSIGTILIGRLFAEVRARHAGVSLKVLEGSSGQVEEWLTDARVDIAILYRYGPTLPEQEQALATVDSYLIGPAGDRLTAAGSVPFASLNGLPFILPGAPNGLRTALDAGARLARIALAPVIEADSLPLQKQLTAQERLYTVLPLHAVWQEVQEGKLQAARIVEPPFQRTVAMAFAKAKGPSRAVTAVAGHLVRIVGEMAQQGMWRS; translated from the coding sequence ATGCACAAACCCAAGGCCACCGACTTCGCACTGGACATCGCGGCCGACCTCCAGAAGTGGCGTTCGTTCATCGCCATCGGGGAGCTGGGGAGCCTCACGCGAGCCGCGCTGTTCCTCGACAGCAACCAGTCTTTCCTGAGCCGGCAGGTCAACGCGCTGGAGCGCGAGTGCGGCTCGCGGCTGTTCAACCGCACCGGCCGCGGCGTGGAGTTGTCGGAGACCGGACAGCGCTTGTTCCCGCAGGTGAAGGAGCTGCTGGAGCGTGCGCAGGCGCTGGAGCACGGCATCCGCGCCGACCTGCGGGAGCCGGTGGGCACCGTGACCCTGGGTGGCCTGCCCTCGATCGGCACCATCCTGATCGGCCGGCTGTTCGCCGAGGTGCGCGCCCGCCACGCCGGCGTCAGCCTCAAGGTGCTGGAAGGCTCCAGCGGCCAGGTCGAGGAATGGCTGACCGATGCCCGCGTCGACATCGCCATCCTGTACCGCTACGGCCCGACCCTGCCCGAGCAGGAGCAGGCCCTGGCCACGGTCGACAGCTATCTCATCGGCCCGGCCGGCGATCGCCTGACCGCGGCCGGCTCGGTGCCCTTCGCCAGCCTGAACGGGCTGCCTTTCATCCTGCCCGGCGCGCCCAACGGGCTGCGCACCGCGCTCGACGCGGGCGCGCGGCTGGCGCGCATCGCGCTGGCACCCGTGATCGAGGCCGACTCGCTGCCGCTGCAGAAGCAGCTGACCGCGCAGGAGCGGCTGTACACGGTGCTGCCGCTGCATGCCGTCTGGCAGGAAGTGCAGGAGGGCAAGCTGCAGGCGGCGCGCATCGTGGAGCCGCCGTTCCAACGCACGGTGGCGATGGCCTTCGCCAAGGCCAAGGGGCCATCGCGTGCCGTCACCGCCGTGGCGGGCCACCTGGTGCGCATCGTCGGCGAGATGGCGCAGCAGGGCATGTGGCGTTCGTGA